A genomic region of Halostagnicola larsenii XH-48 contains the following coding sequences:
- a CDS encoding sugar phosphate isomerase/epimerase family protein: MGTGYTAIMYDAEDIEDAFGDIAACRYDGIEIGLEKIRANGPEKVGRWLDEYNLDLYLAMSEWIESEDAVQRVLDDIPTVADLGAEFVGILPPQRARYDDLTVEQWLSRISDTAVEAGVRPVVHHHGATAIEQPGEIRRYLDAVDGLELLFDTAHYYPYSENFPAGDVTDGIEQFADDIAYVHLKDVDPVKDFAANRDALSAADFHLDNVINYFRSFTDLGNGILDFEAIHKALTDTGYEGHYTIEIENQTDRPLIHAKENYDYWSTIQTV, from the coding sequence ATGGGAACTGGATACACAGCCATTATGTACGATGCCGAGGACATCGAGGACGCTTTCGGAGATATCGCCGCCTGCCGGTACGATGGTATCGAGATCGGACTCGAGAAGATTCGCGCAAACGGCCCCGAAAAAGTTGGTCGGTGGCTTGATGAGTATAATCTGGACCTCTACCTTGCGATGAGCGAGTGGATCGAGAGCGAAGATGCGGTCCAGCGAGTACTCGACGACATACCGACTGTCGCCGACCTTGGTGCCGAGTTCGTTGGGATACTGCCGCCACAGCGCGCCCGATACGACGACCTAACCGTCGAGCAATGGCTATCGCGGATCAGCGATACTGCCGTCGAGGCCGGAGTGCGGCCAGTCGTCCATCACCACGGTGCGACGGCCATCGAACAGCCCGGGGAAATTCGACGCTACCTCGACGCCGTCGACGGGCTCGAACTCCTCTTCGACACCGCTCACTACTACCCCTACAGCGAAAATTTCCCCGCAGGCGATGTAACCGACGGAATCGAGCAGTTCGCGGATGACATCGCGTACGTCCACCTCAAGGATGTCGATCCGGTCAAAGATTTCGCAGCGAACCGGGACGCCCTCTCTGCGGCCGACTTCCATCTAGACAACGTCATCAACTACTTTCGATCGTTCACTGATCTGGGGAACGGGATCCTCGACTTCGAGGCGATCCATAAGGCACTCACAGACACCGGATACGAGGGACATTATACTATTGAGATCGAAAATCAGACCGATCGACCGCTCATCCACGCCAAGGAGAACTACGACTACTGGTCCACAATCCAGACCGTGTAA
- a CDS encoding IclR family transcriptional regulator translates to MEKATKPRTIQAVGITLEIINYLHEHDSARITEIADELGRSKGTIHCHLATLLEKEHVVKKGDAYQLSLRYLELGEGVKKHLGIYDVVTDELADLAEQSDELVQFATEEHGRAVYLYKDGGERAVQTASSIGKREYLHCISLGKVILAHYPRERVKGIIDRHGLPEYTSQTITSRDELFEELETIRERGYAFDDEEKIEGLRCVAAPVMAGENEVLGAVSISGPSSRMTGERYREELPNMVTRSANVIEINAKFS, encoded by the coding sequence ATGGAAAAGGCGACAAAGCCGAGAACGATTCAGGCGGTGGGGATCACGCTTGAAATCATTAACTACCTACACGAACACGATAGCGCTCGGATCACAGAAATCGCAGACGAACTAGGCCGATCAAAAGGAACAATTCACTGCCATCTAGCAACGTTGCTCGAGAAGGAACACGTTGTCAAAAAAGGTGATGCCTACCAGCTCAGTCTCCGGTACCTCGAGCTTGGCGAGGGCGTCAAGAAGCACCTCGGGATCTATGATGTCGTAACCGACGAGCTGGCCGACTTAGCCGAGCAATCCGATGAGCTGGTTCAGTTCGCGACGGAGGAACACGGCCGCGCAGTATACCTCTACAAGGACGGCGGCGAGCGGGCCGTTCAGACAGCCTCGTCGATCGGAAAACGGGAGTACCTTCATTGTATTTCGCTCGGAAAGGTGATTCTCGCCCATTACCCACGCGAGCGCGTTAAAGGGATAATCGATCGGCACGGACTGCCGGAGTACACCTCGCAGACGATTACTAGCCGCGATGAACTTTTCGAGGAACTCGAAACCATTCGCGAGCGCGGGTACGCATTCGACGACGAGGAGAAAATCGAGGGACTTCGATGTGTCGCGGCACCAGTAATGGCCGGCGAAAACGAGGTACTTGGGGCGGTGAGCATTTCCGGGCCCTCGAGTCGGATGACGGGCGAACGGTACCGAGAGGAACTTCCCAACATGGTCACCCGATCCGCGAATGTGATCGAAATCAACGCAAAGTTCTCCTGA
- a CDS encoding CoA-acylating methylmalonate-semialdehyde dehydrogenase has translation MSEQREQAVSPAVRNRVDNYVGGEWTTPTTETSQPVVDPATGDELATVEYSTAETVDEAVRTADEVFEEWRQTPVVDRVQYLFDLKAELENRLDEIATALSREHGKTIAEARGEIQRGIENVEVACGMPNMMREGSGNVEDVAPGMDEYAVRQPLGVFTAITPFNFPAMIPLWFLPYAVASGNTFILKPSEKVPLSSQLIFEAVDAVGFPDGVVNLVNGGANTVNALLEHDDIEGVSFVGSSPVAKHVYETAAEHGKRVQAQGGAKNYAVVTEHAAVDDAVPNITGSVYGNAGQRCLANDVVVGVGDVYDELREQLIEAAENLTVGAGVDEDTDVGPLITGDSRERVIDLIDNALEEGAELVLDGRDFEHSNAELDGHFLGPTLLKGVTTDMEIAQEEIFGPVLCLADAGDLDEAIEMVNSTEYGNASSIYTESGSEARQYKYEVDAGNIGVNVGVCAPMGFFHFGGRKASFFGDLHAQGEDAVNFYTEKTVQIERWYS, from the coding sequence ATGTCCGAGCAACGAGAGCAAGCCGTTTCGCCAGCTGTTCGTAACCGCGTCGATAACTACGTTGGTGGGGAGTGGACGACACCAACCACTGAGACCTCCCAACCGGTGGTCGACCCTGCAACAGGAGATGAACTCGCAACGGTCGAATACTCGACCGCAGAAACCGTCGACGAGGCAGTCCGAACGGCGGACGAGGTGTTCGAGGAATGGCGACAGACGCCCGTCGTCGACCGAGTACAGTATCTTTTTGATCTGAAGGCCGAACTCGAGAACCGACTCGACGAGATTGCGACTGCACTGTCCCGCGAACACGGGAAGACCATCGCAGAGGCCCGCGGCGAGATCCAACGCGGTATCGAGAACGTCGAGGTCGCCTGCGGAATGCCGAACATGATGCGTGAGGGCAGCGGAAACGTCGAAGATGTCGCACCCGGTATGGACGAATACGCTGTTCGCCAGCCTCTCGGCGTCTTCACCGCCATCACGCCCTTTAATTTCCCTGCGATGATCCCGCTGTGGTTCCTTCCATACGCGGTCGCGTCCGGGAACACGTTCATTCTCAAACCCAGCGAGAAGGTCCCGTTGAGCTCCCAGCTCATCTTCGAGGCAGTCGACGCGGTCGGTTTCCCCGATGGAGTCGTTAACCTCGTCAACGGCGGGGCCAACACTGTCAACGCACTGCTCGAGCACGACGACATCGAGGGCGTCTCGTTCGTCGGAAGTTCCCCCGTTGCAAAGCACGTCTACGAGACTGCCGCCGAACACGGCAAGCGCGTCCAGGCACAGGGAGGCGCGAAGAACTACGCCGTTGTTACCGAGCACGCCGCGGTTGACGATGCTGTTCCGAATATCACCGGCTCCGTCTACGGTAACGCCGGCCAGCGCTGTCTCGCCAACGACGTCGTCGTCGGTGTCGGCGATGTCTACGATGAACTCCGCGAACAGTTGATCGAAGCCGCCGAGAACCTTACCGTCGGCGCCGGTGTCGATGAGGATACTGATGTTGGACCCCTGATTACAGGCGACTCGCGCGAACGCGTTATCGACCTGATCGACAACGCGCTCGAGGAGGGAGCTGAACTCGTCCTCGACGGACGTGACTTCGAACACTCGAACGCAGAACTTGACGGCCACTTCCTGGGTCCGACGCTCCTTAAGGGTGTCACGACCGACATGGAGATCGCACAGGAGGAAATCTTCGGGCCGGTGCTGTGTCTCGCCGACGCCGGTGACCTGGATGAGGCGATCGAAATGGTCAACTCGACGGAGTACGGCAACGCGTCTTCGATCTACACCGAATCGGGCAGCGAGGCGCGCCAGTACAAGTACGAGGTCGATGCGGGGAACATCGGCGTCAATGTCGGCGTCTGTGCTCCGATGGGGTTCTTCCACTTCGGCGGGCGGAAAGCGTCGTTCTTCGGCGATTTGCACGCTCAGGGCGAAGATGCGGTCAACTTCTACACTGAGAAAACGGTTCAGATCGAACGGTGGTATAGCTAA
- a CDS encoding mandelate racemase/muconate lactonizing enzyme family protein, with amino-acid sequence MYEDFASTLAATMWTDFDETPEREGPTAEITDIDSFVIDGNFPWTIITLETDQGVTGIGEAYPSPGVHEIVTDYLRPVLVGENPLDVERLYNLMRESLSGRGSQWGVGTIAISGVEIALWDAAGKILDQPIYQLLGGKTRDEVRVYADCHAGEAMVSSAEEGQEETTYEPEAYARAARLAVEDGFDAVKFDLDVPSGRDIDTLSRHFDPPEIEHKRSVVEAVTEEVGDDAEVAVDLHWNFSPETAERLCEAIEPYDLAWVEDPLPPENTDAMRELKRSTNVTLLTGENRYGRHGFRDLIEEQAVDFLAPDVPKTGGIAETKKIADMAEAYYQALIPHNIGSPVATVATAHVGATVPNFVALEYHAREVPWWDDLVARDDPLIQNGRLTVPDGPGLGIELDWDVVDEHRKTRS; translated from the coding sequence ATGTACGAAGACTTTGCATCAACTCTCGCGGCGACGATGTGGACCGACTTCGACGAAACACCAGAACGGGAGGGACCAACTGCCGAGATAACGGACATCGATTCGTTCGTCATCGACGGTAACTTCCCGTGGACGATCATCACCCTCGAGACCGATCAAGGCGTGACGGGGATCGGCGAGGCTTACCCCTCACCGGGCGTTCACGAGATCGTCACGGACTACCTCCGACCCGTACTCGTCGGTGAGAACCCGCTCGACGTCGAGCGGCTCTACAACCTCATGCGCGAGAGCCTCTCGGGCCGAGGATCGCAGTGGGGCGTCGGGACGATCGCCATCAGCGGTGTCGAGATCGCGCTCTGGGATGCGGCCGGCAAAATACTCGACCAGCCGATCTACCAGCTACTCGGCGGGAAGACCCGCGACGAGGTTCGCGTCTATGCCGATTGCCACGCGGGGGAAGCGATGGTTTCCTCGGCCGAGGAGGGCCAGGAGGAGACGACCTACGAACCCGAGGCGTACGCACGAGCTGCCCGATTGGCGGTTGAAGACGGGTTTGACGCGGTCAAGTTCGATCTCGATGTTCCGTCCGGACGGGACATCGACACGCTCTCGAGACACTTCGATCCCCCGGAGATCGAGCACAAGCGATCCGTCGTCGAGGCCGTCACCGAGGAAGTCGGTGACGACGCTGAGGTCGCGGTTGACCTTCACTGGAACTTCAGTCCCGAAACCGCCGAACGACTTTGCGAAGCTATCGAACCCTACGACCTCGCCTGGGTCGAAGATCCACTCCCGCCCGAGAACACCGATGCGATGCGGGAGCTGAAACGGTCGACTAACGTGACGCTGTTGACCGGTGAGAACCGCTACGGCCGGCACGGGTTCCGCGATCTAATCGAGGAGCAAGCGGTGGACTTCCTCGCCCCCGACGTTCCGAAGACCGGCGGTATCGCGGAGACGAAGAAGATCGCGGACATGGCCGAGGCCTACTATCAGGCGCTGATTCCGCACAATATCGGCAGCCCAGTTGCGACGGTCGCGACCGCCCACGTCGGCGCGACGGTTCCGAACTTCGTCGCCCTGGAGTATCACGCCCGCGAGGTGCCATGGTGGGACGACCTCGTTGCGCGGGACGACCCGCTCATCCAGAACGGACGGCTTACGGTCCCCGACGGGCCGGGACTCGGCATCGAACTCGACTGGGACGTCGTCGACGAACACCGGAAAACACGGTCCTGA
- a CDS encoding LLM class flavin-dependent oxidoreductase, with the protein MHSPPYCQVPMVNIDYMAHQEQYDPSTLLDYGEHATDSGYETVWTSDHFHPWFHTEADSGFAWSWLGAATERLDGPIGTCVTPATGHYHPGMIAQAFATLQHLHDDRVLLGLSTGEAMNETPLGFDWPEYPERRDRLEEALEIIRALWGDDEWVSDDVGDRIDEDGFVTYDGERFELDEAKLYTMSERSPEIHIAANGPSTARLAARYADGFVTVKKGEEYTERLYPAIRRYAEEEGNDPDAIETTLLVTASYHSDYEQALEATRPWHATTQNVFDRALADPRDIEAEGEKATREEVEEKFLIADDPSAIASQLEEYAEMGFDRIAVANTSPDPEQLFEVMNDDVIPSL; encoded by the coding sequence ATGCACAGTCCGCCGTACTGTCAGGTGCCGATGGTTAACATCGATTACATGGCGCATCAGGAGCAGTACGACCCATCGACGCTGTTGGACTACGGGGAACACGCGACCGACAGCGGGTACGAAACCGTCTGGACGTCGGATCACTTCCACCCGTGGTTTCATACGGAAGCGGACTCCGGGTTCGCGTGGTCTTGGCTCGGCGCAGCCACCGAACGGCTGGACGGCCCGATTGGGACCTGCGTGACGCCCGCGACGGGCCACTACCATCCCGGGATGATCGCACAGGCGTTCGCCACGCTTCAACACCTCCACGATGATCGGGTACTGCTCGGTCTCTCCACCGGTGAGGCGATGAACGAGACGCCGCTCGGGTTCGACTGGCCCGAGTACCCCGAACGCCGCGACCGGCTTGAGGAAGCCCTCGAAATCATCCGCGCGCTCTGGGGCGACGACGAGTGGGTCAGCGACGATGTCGGTGATAGGATCGACGAGGACGGATTCGTCACCTACGACGGGGAGCGGTTCGAACTCGACGAGGCCAAACTGTACACGATGTCCGAGCGGTCGCCGGAGATTCACATCGCGGCAAACGGGCCAAGCACCGCCCGGCTCGCGGCGCGGTATGCCGATGGGTTCGTCACCGTCAAGAAAGGAGAGGAGTACACCGAGCGGCTCTACCCCGCTATCCGCCGCTACGCCGAAGAGGAGGGCAACGACCCGGACGCGATCGAGACGACGCTGCTCGTGACCGCGTCTTACCACTCCGACTACGAGCAGGCGCTCGAGGCGACGCGCCCGTGGCACGCGACGACCCAGAACGTCTTTGACCGGGCGCTGGCGGACCCGAGAGATATCGAAGCTGAGGGAGAGAAGGCAACCCGCGAGGAAGTAGAAGAGAAGTTTTTGATCGCTGACGATCCGTCGGCCATTGCGAGTCAGCTCGAGGAGTACGCCGAGATGGGCTTCGATCGGATCGCGGTTGCGAACACCAGCCCGGATCCCGAGCAGCTATTCGAGGTGATGAACGACGACGTGATTCCGTCGCTGTGA
- a CDS encoding thiamine pyrophosphate-binding protein: MPTLTGGEIVAKYLEKEGVEYLVGIPGHGSTNLLDAFNDSDVEVIQPRHEQGATHLADGYARASGDPLAVFTSIGPGATNTVTGAATAYVDSIPMVIFTGAPQTHEYGQGILQELDRQKPGDFPSVMEPVTKRSFVVRDVEQLPRTLRRAFQVAVTGRPGPVHVDIPMDVQGSAADVEIPDPEETRTHSRPGGDPESIEEAANLLADADRPVIVPGGGCMLGEAWDEVQALAEHLKAPVIPTFQAKGIIPEDHELFVGYAGWIGSSAGNELASNADVVLGIGCRFSDLHTSSFEQGVSFEIPPSKLIHVDIDNTEIGKNYPVEVGILGDAKVVTDQLHDAVFERVDEVSTEDNEYYDEIQRLWADWQEQVEQRHTDDVPMSIARALASLREALPREGMIVSSAGQPQEITNPEFPVYDPRTNISCGGFSTMGFGVSAAIGAKLAEPDRPVVDIEGDGSFLMCNQEVACAVEHDIDVTWVVVNNNGWKSIRNLQVDKYGWDRVLNTEFDNDSDVDFVKMADAFSIDFAERVVKPENLTETITDAIEHDGPAFVEAVVEPDSADSGAIITGEWDLADLEADD; this comes from the coding sequence ATGCCCACGCTTACTGGTGGCGAGATCGTCGCCAAGTATCTAGAAAAGGAGGGCGTAGAGTATCTGGTCGGCATTCCCGGTCACGGAAGCACCAACCTGCTCGACGCGTTCAACGACTCCGATGTCGAGGTTATTCAGCCGCGCCACGAACAGGGCGCGACCCACCTTGCGGACGGGTATGCCCGCGCATCAGGCGATCCGCTCGCGGTCTTCACCTCGATTGGACCCGGAGCGACGAACACCGTTACCGGTGCTGCGACGGCGTACGTCGACTCGATTCCGATGGTCATCTTCACCGGAGCGCCACAGACTCACGAGTACGGACAGGGGATCCTGCAGGAACTCGACCGGCAGAAACCCGGCGACTTCCCGAGCGTGATGGAACCGGTGACAAAACGGAGCTTCGTCGTACGAGACGTCGAACAGCTCCCTCGGACCTTGCGACGCGCGTTTCAGGTTGCCGTCACGGGTCGGCCGGGACCCGTCCACGTTGACATCCCGATGGACGTACAGGGAAGTGCCGCGGATGTCGAGATTCCCGATCCCGAGGAGACGCGCACGCACAGTCGACCGGGCGGCGATCCGGAATCGATCGAAGAGGCGGCGAACCTGCTCGCCGACGCTGATCGCCCCGTGATCGTTCCCGGCGGTGGGTGTATGCTCGGCGAGGCATGGGACGAGGTGCAAGCGCTCGCCGAACACCTGAAAGCACCCGTTATTCCGACGTTCCAGGCGAAGGGGATCATCCCCGAAGACCACGAACTCTTCGTCGGGTACGCAGGCTGGATCGGGTCGTCGGCCGGAAACGAACTTGCGAGCAACGCGGACGTCGTCCTCGGGATCGGCTGTCGATTCTCCGACTTGCACACGTCATCGTTCGAACAGGGGGTCAGCTTCGAGATACCGCCGAGCAAGCTGATCCACGTCGACATCGACAACACGGAGATCGGCAAGAACTACCCCGTCGAGGTCGGCATCCTCGGCGACGCCAAGGTCGTCACCGACCAACTCCACGACGCCGTCTTCGAGCGCGTCGACGAAGTGTCGACCGAGGACAACGAGTACTACGACGAGATCCAGCGCCTGTGGGCCGACTGGCAGGAACAGGTCGAACAGCGCCACACCGACGATGTTCCGATGAGTATCGCCCGCGCACTCGCGAGTCTCCGAGAGGCACTGCCCCGCGAGGGCATGATCGTCTCAAGCGCGGGTCAACCCCAGGAGATCACGAACCCGGAGTTCCCGGTGTACGATCCGCGGACGAACATCTCCTGTGGCGGATTCTCGACGATGGGCTTTGGCGTCTCTGCCGCGATCGGAGCGAAACTCGCCGAACCCGACCGGCCCGTTGTCGACATCGAAGGCGACGGAAGTTTCCTGATGTGCAACCAAGAAGTCGCCTGCGCGGTCGAACACGACATCGATGTCACCTGGGTCGTGGTCAACAACAACGGCTGGAAGTCGATTCGCAATCTGCAAGTCGACAAGTACGGCTGGGACCGGGTTCTCAACACGGAGTTCGACAACGACAGCGATGTCGACTTCGTGAAGATGGCCGACGCGTTCAGCATCGATTTCGCCGAACGCGTCGTTAAACCCGAAAATCTCACGGAAACGATCACGGACGCTATCGAGCACGACGGCCCCGCGTTCGTCGAAGCCGTCGTCGAACCCGACAGCGCCGACTCCGGCGCCATCATCACTGGTGAGTGGGATCTGGCGGATCTCGAAGCGGACGACTAA
- the iolM gene encoding scyllo-inosose 3-dehydrogenase, with the protein MQSLVVDAEWDPRAEYDVSDAERESKKAMDASQVWRNPEFRMTERERPTPEDDEVLVRVKYAGICGSDVSMLETDDDGYVHYSAYLRLPNVTGHEFAGEIVETGDDTQLFEAGDLVTAEVTDYCGRCNMCRQGFNGHCENFEQIGFTIPGAFAEYVAVPEKLCWDVSALRETYETDDEALRAAATIEPSTITYHGLFARADGILPGDYHVYHGAGPIGLTGMNVSRAAGAGKVIAFEPSDERREIARKLGYEHVYNPIEHDPIETIASVTDGEGADVHVETAGAVTQTYPAIGDTLAETANVVHISNAGSDPGIALRKYQGNSAQLYGSEGHTGQQVYPRVIRLMAAGQLDNRPMVTSTFDLSNADEAIRQAAERVDGKVLIKM; encoded by the coding sequence ATGCAATCCCTTGTAGTGGACGCCGAGTGGGACCCCCGTGCGGAATATGACGTTTCGGACGCCGAGCGCGAATCAAAGAAAGCGATGGACGCCTCACAGGTATGGCGAAATCCCGAATTCCGAATGACTGAGCGGGAACGGCCGACACCGGAGGACGACGAAGTGCTCGTCAGAGTGAAGTACGCGGGCATTTGCGGGAGCGATGTCTCCATGCTCGAGACGGACGATGACGGTTACGTCCACTATTCGGCGTACCTCCGTCTCCCGAACGTGACCGGCCACGAGTTCGCAGGTGAGATCGTCGAGACGGGCGATGATACACAACTGTTCGAGGCAGGCGACCTCGTCACTGCGGAGGTTACCGACTACTGTGGGCGCTGTAATATGTGCCGGCAGGGCTTCAACGGCCACTGCGAGAACTTCGAACAGATCGGCTTTACCATTCCAGGCGCGTTCGCAGAGTATGTCGCCGTCCCGGAGAAACTGTGCTGGGATGTCTCAGCGCTTCGCGAAACGTACGAAACGGACGACGAAGCGCTTCGAGCCGCCGCGACGATCGAGCCGAGCACCATCACGTACCACGGACTGTTCGCTCGAGCCGACGGGATCTTGCCCGGGGACTATCACGTCTACCACGGTGCGGGTCCGATCGGGCTGACCGGGATGAACGTCTCTCGGGCCGCCGGCGCGGGTAAGGTGATTGCGTTCGAGCCCTCCGACGAGCGCCGCGAGATCGCAAGAAAGCTCGGCTACGAACACGTTTACAATCCGATCGAACACGATCCGATTGAGACGATCGCCTCGGTTACGGACGGCGAGGGAGCTGATGTTCACGTTGAGACTGCCGGTGCGGTCACGCAGACGTACCCCGCTATCGGGGATACGCTGGCTGAGACCGCAAATGTGGTCCATATCAGCAATGCCGGATCCGACCCTGGAATTGCACTGCGGAAGTACCAGGGCAACAGCGCCCAACTCTATGGGTCGGAGGGACACACCGGTCAGCAGGTCTACCCGCGAGTGATTCGATTGATGGCCGCCGGACAGCTCGATAACCGACCGATGGTCACGTCCACGTTCGATCTCTCCAACGCCGACGAAGCAATTCGGCAGGCTGCCGAGCGCGTCGACGGGAAAGTTCTCATCAAGATGTAG
- a CDS encoding sugar phosphate isomerase/epimerase family protein, with the protein MGVGYTTIMYDPAEVLSEGLGDFAACRYDGVEIGLGKVEYIGVDSLQESLEENGLDIYCVMAGWLNNEEDVEAAVDGAAIAAELDARFLGILPPPRGQETDETFDAWLDRICTAAADAGVTPVLHHHGASHIESPEEIEEWLDRAPDNLELLYDTAHYQPYGDVLDGIHRFADDIAYVHLKDIDPTVDFQSHVDTLSAGNIQYDSLFVFLTSFVDLGAGVIDFEAVDEALDEIGYEGQITIEIENERNDRLVHAKRNIDHWTDATNA; encoded by the coding sequence ATGGGCGTAGGATACACGACCATCATGTACGACCCAGCGGAGGTACTGTCTGAAGGCCTCGGTGACTTCGCCGCCTGTCGGTACGACGGCGTCGAGATCGGTCTCGGCAAAGTCGAATACATCGGCGTCGACTCCCTGCAGGAGTCCCTTGAGGAAAACGGCCTCGACATCTACTGTGTCATGGCGGGCTGGCTCAACAACGAGGAAGACGTCGAGGCGGCAGTCGACGGGGCCGCGATCGCGGCCGAACTCGACGCCCGCTTCCTCGGGATCTTGCCCCCGCCGCGGGGCCAGGAGACCGACGAAACGTTCGATGCGTGGCTCGATCGAATCTGTACGGCGGCCGCCGACGCCGGCGTCACGCCCGTCCTCCATCATCACGGTGCCTCACACATCGAGAGTCCCGAAGAAATCGAAGAGTGGCTTGACCGAGCACCCGACAACCTCGAGTTGTTGTACGACACGGCACACTACCAGCCATACGGCGATGTCCTTGACGGCATCCATCGGTTCGCAGATGATATTGCGTACGTTCACCTCAAAGATATCGACCCAACAGTCGACTTCCAGAGTCACGTCGATACCCTTTCCGCGGGGAACATCCAGTACGACAGCCTCTTCGTGTTCCTCACGTCGTTCGTCGATCTCGGAGCAGGCGTCATCGACTTCGAAGCTGTCGACGAAGCGCTCGACGAGATCGGATACGAGGGACAGATTACAATCGAAATCGAGAACGAACGTAACGACAGGCTCGTCCACGCAAAGCGCAACATCGATCACTGGACCGACGCAACCAACGCGTGA
- a CDS encoding Gfo/Idh/MocA family protein, with protein sequence MSLRVGFIGYGFMGQAHANALARLPMFFPEAPDTDRHVLCGRNEERVAAAADRFGFTHTTDDWETLVDEVDVLYNLGPNDLHAEPTIAALKQDVHVLCEKPLAASLENAERMVTAARESDAVAACAFNYRYVPALRLAKELIEQGTLGEIRHVRGQYLVDWQADPKHPWVWRNNVERAGYGQVGDVGSHTIDLARWLVGEITDVSGRLATLVDERPAADDESARPVTTDDIYLATASFESGAVGVFEGSSVASGHKATNAIEIIGSEGAVRFDLERLNELEVYDADRRGYERILVTDDEDPYGERWWPAGHTIGWEHTVVHENYEFLRAIADEGDGIVSFDEALTVQRIVDTVVQSDEQGQRLAVETDA encoded by the coding sequence ATGAGCCTACGCGTCGGGTTCATCGGCTACGGCTTCATGGGACAGGCCCACGCGAACGCACTGGCTCGCCTCCCGATGTTCTTTCCCGAGGCACCGGACACCGATCGACACGTCCTCTGCGGGCGCAACGAGGAACGCGTCGCCGCGGCCGCCGATCGGTTCGGGTTCACCCACACGACCGACGACTGGGAGACGCTCGTCGACGAGGTGGACGTCCTCTACAATCTCGGACCGAACGACCTTCACGCCGAACCGACGATCGCAGCCCTCAAGCAGGATGTCCACGTCCTCTGTGAGAAACCGCTCGCTGCCTCTCTCGAGAACGCCGAACGGATGGTAACAGCAGCAAGGGAGAGCGACGCTGTCGCCGCGTGCGCGTTCAACTACCGATACGTCCCAGCGCTTCGGCTGGCGAAGGAACTGATCGAGCAGGGCACGCTCGGCGAGATACGACACGTCCGCGGGCAGTACCTCGTCGACTGGCAGGCCGATCCCAAGCATCCGTGGGTCTGGCGTAACAACGTCGAGCGGGCGGGCTACGGTCAGGTCGGCGATGTCGGCTCACACACGATCGATCTTGCTCGTTGGCTCGTCGGGGAGATCACTGACGTTAGCGGACGGCTCGCGACGCTTGTAGACGAACGGCCTGCGGCCGACGACGAAAGCGCGCGACCGGTGACAACCGACGATATCTACCTCGCAACGGCGTCGTTCGAATCCGGTGCTGTCGGCGTCTTCGAAGGCTCGAGCGTAGCGTCGGGACACAAGGCAACCAATGCGATCGAAATCATCGGCTCCGAGGGCGCAGTCCGATTCGATCTCGAGCGGCTCAACGAACTCGAGGTATACGACGCCGACCGACGGGGCTACGAACGGATCCTCGTCACCGATGACGAGGATCCGTACGGCGAGCGATGGTGGCCGGCTGGCCACACGATCGGCTGGGAACACACCGTCGTTCACGAAAATTACGAGTTCCTCCGCGCGATTGCGGACGAGGGCGATGGTATCGTTTCCTTCGATGAAGCGCTGACGGTACAGCGAATCGTCGACACGGTCGTCCAAAGCGACGAGCAAGGGCAGCGACTCGCGGTCGAGACCGACGCCTGA